From Gossypium raimondii isolate GPD5lz chromosome 11, ASM2569854v1, whole genome shotgun sequence:
attttagagaaagaagataccacacccaatgcgttagggcacaacattctaattttccccaaaatgaattgggccaaaatacttgtacaataaaactttaaaagaacatccacttatccaagatttaagaaatcacacccaatacgttagggcacgattccattagaatcccaaacttggaatatttcctttactttaaaagaacatccacttatccaagacttaagaaatcacacccaatacgttagggcacaattcctttaaaatcccaaactcggaatatttcctttattattttaaaaaatcttcatttcgagaaatcaatgcgtcacatccaatacgttaggacacaacgtgttgaattcccaataatgaattattattttttttgattgaagagaaatgcttGATTGtcggatttaacgaagaaaatcggaacccaatacgttagggctcaattcatataaaaattattattaaaggaaaaattaatatttttgcataccttgttaattattagatttaatCATGAATGTTGATTTTTATAAGTCAGTGTATGAATTatctaaattgaattgattgtacGAAAATTCAACAAATCAATGGAATCGAGATCACAAAGATCAACAGTCTGAATGTTAGGATGAACTTCCACCTAAACTAAACGCGTATACATCCGAGAAGGAGGGAGATTCGACGAATCAAAGGAGTTAGGACGCAGAATGTGATGAAAGATTACTGGATTATGAGCAAAGCTATTGTTTTTGAAGTTGTAGGCAGAGCCCTACTTTACACTGCAAAAGCGTGTGGTGGGACATTCACATTGAAAATAATTGTACGACTTCTCCAGCAAATTCAATGTCTAGTCCTTGGGATTTGGGAAccaattatattgttttttaagtCAATTACCCTAAAAGTTGTAGGCAGCGCACTACTTTACACTGCAAAAGCGTGTGAAAATAATTGTACGACTTCTCCAGCAAATTCAAAGTCCAGTCCTTGGGAAccaattatattgttttaacCTTCGTTCGcaagttaaataaatttcttttatttttatatattttttaattcaaaagatatttaaaaataaaattaagtaaaacaaattaaaatcaaacttatatgagtttaaaaaatatataaatataatgatttatttaaccttctaactttttataaaaaattattttagtattttatttatttaaagtctcGTTAATCTTTAAACTTGTGATAATCGTTAATCCCTTCAAAATGAATACAACAGTTAACTTtaattaacttgaataaatcattatgctaaatatatattttgatttcataataattttaatcttaatatcAAGActccattttaattttatgaattgatGAAAGAGTAATGGGAAATGAGTAATGTCAAAAAGCTTACATCTTTTGAAAACTAAGATTAGGTTTACATTTGGTTGTTTCAGAAACTTACCCTTCCTACTGAAAGTCAACTTTGTGAAcagcataaaataattttaaatacttatatttgggtctttatatatttaaaacaatttgagTTGTTGCAATATgtgaatataattaattaaatttgtaactaTCAAATATGctgatttttttgtataattatttctttttgtatataaaatattataaaattaataagttattttaaaaattaaatttatgcttataattataattattatatttaaaaaatccaCTTATTCTAATAAAAACCTACACTTTCATACATCAACctaaaattaaaccaaacatTATAAACTCAAACCGTACTGAATTCATCagttcaaatataataattataaaaataataatataaaaacttgacattttataaaaaaattaaaatatataatattgcttTAAACACAACTAGaataaatccaaataaattGGAGTCAAGTGCACTTGAATCTAGACAAATATTTGTTTAGATTCATTCttaatgttaaataattttaatatttttataaatttatatattttaaatatttttatttttattaatgctTATGGTCATGCGTTTTGGTTGCTGGTTTCACGTCATCACATTTTAACAATATTGGAGTagtatgaaattgaatcaaggaattaagtccaaaaagaattttaaaactcttcGGTTGAAAAAATAACTAAGCTTGAAGCAGGATTCAGCTTTGATACTTGAATCTTTTAGATGGTTGTACCTCTGCCTCCTCCTTTGCAAATGATATATGAACTCCGCAATGCTTTACCTCACAACAAATGTTTTGAGACCCATCCCCATTGATAACGAGAGGGtaaaatttaaaccaagccTCATTATACATACGCTTGTTTGATGCCTGAGTTTCAACAAACCACCTATCTTCAGCATCGTCATCACAGAAATAAGTGATCCCACCCAACCAATTGGTCTCCAGGATTCGTCTCTGAAgcccaaaaatatcaaaaggtACATATCAACTGCTCAAGCGTGTGGGACCTTGCACATTGAAAACAATGAAATGAAAGGTAAATTACACCAGTTGTCCTtaacttttgattaaaattatatttcaatcattcaactctcaaaaattatataattgtcattgaaattatcaaaatattaccattttttttatgaaaacccGTTAGTGCCATTAACTCTTCCTGATTCAAATTTTACTTCCGACACGTGGCATAAAATGAGTGGCTGGAAAAATTCAAATGggaaataatgaaattaataatgtttaaattagttttataaaaGAACTATAAAAAGACAAGCGCCTAtaattatgatatatttgaattgGTTTGAAATAAGGTAGACTTTTGAGTCAATTACCCGAAttcttatttttgtaataacaatattttcattaaaattaattataaaatatatatacttttttaatgcttttcttaaaaaaacattaaataaataataaactcGAATTTTTGAACCGGGTCTGattgatataaaaatttgagaaaaaaaaactcaatgaTAAATACgtaatatgttaaatatttaataaacatGATCAGGGTTTGAAATTCAGTATAGATGACATAACAAAAATGAGGATGAAGCATCACTGAGCTCTCATACTTTGAATCCTTAATTTCCAATAATAGATGAACCCCGCATTGTTTTACCTCGTATTCTAAGGAATCCCACCCTACAATGTAGAAATGAGCGGAAGCCACACTGTAAATACGGTTGTTTGATGCCTCACTTTTAACAAACTCCCAAACTTTGAAATCATCATATAAGACGAACAAGTGATCTGACAATCCGCTTTCAAACCAAAAGGATAAAGAACAGGTAAGGTCTTGATTATCGCCATTACAGGATTTTAGATGACATTCACATTTAATGTCGAACTCTATACCATTATAAGAGTCTGGGAATGAAACAACAACGGAAGCAACGAAACATGGAAAGTTTATCCTGCTATTGTTAGACCATCACTCTGAAGGCAATTGGATGTTTAGGGAATTCCTGTTCAGTTACAATTATTAGAAACATGATCGAATTATTCAGCATATAAACCATTTGCCACATTTAAGCTGACCTGATGATAATCTTCTAGTAAAGTCACCATATCTCCAAGTAGCATCTGCAACTTTGGGGTTCCAGTATTGCCTATACCTTTCTGATCCAGTTGGAAGCAACTGGTAAATATCCACATCAAGCATTGATATGGTCTATCCTTACAAAGCAGTGCTTGCTCAAAAACTTTTAGTGCTTGAGACTTCCTCTAGTGAAGTGAAGTCATGTGCATCTAAATGTTTCAAGCTTGGTGGAAGCTCTGGTAATGATTTAAAAGTCTTGCATTCCCTCAAGATTAACTCCTGCAACCTAGGAAGTTATTTAATGCTTGTCGGTAACTTCTCAAGATTTCTTCAAGTTAAATCTACTTCTTTTAATGAGGATAACCCATGGAGATCTCTCTACATCCCTGTTCTGCCTGTTAAACAAGCTCCTCCAATGGCAGAAAATAAGTTATCTGGCCATATGACCAGATTTGAACATCCATAGAGATAAAGATACCGAATAGATTTCAGTCTATAAAATTTGTTAGGAAGGCAACTAAGATTTTCACAGTTGTTCAATCCCAATACATAAACACCCCAAACTCATATCCGTTACTAGAATAAGATttcggagcattaccgaacaaacatAATCTAAATCATTAgtttcaaacatttcaataattataatataattcatcattaaacatgcataacattatttcttaaaatctaACATATattgatttcttaaaaattcaatgataatttttaagtaGATTTATGACGTCAAtgtaattaataacattattctATCACATATAttgatattatgattttttgaaatctaactcattatgatttttttatttattaaacaaaagtaaaaattattaaagattgtcctgtattgaattttgatgaattgaccttaaataaaatttataataacaaaagaaacatataatttttgattaaatttactaattgaagtttaaaaaattacaaaataaatcaagattttaatttataaatacaaTTGACATTTGATGTAAATCTTTTTAAAggtaaattcattttttaaattatataatatttatacttattatgtaatttatatatataatttggatTCAAAGTTTTACACAAGATTAGAttgattgttttaatattattagtatattGAACCATTTATGCTTGTGAACAATTTCGATATAGCTTTAATCATGAACTTGGACATTGTTGTTGGATTATATTTCTATCAACCACATGATTATGGTTTGTTTGTTCAGATTATGTGTTTGCTTATTTCGGTTAACTAAAATTCATgtgattataattttatcttttatagttGATTGAATCTTAGTTCCATTGATATTATTTCTATtacaacaatataaaaaatcaacttttaaaaaacttgaacaaccataaaattaagattaaaaaaatactaaaacccTCAACAGAATGAAAGTTCAGTACTAACTTGGGACTAAAGGAAAACCATAAATACCAACTACAGGAAAAGTGACAAACAAAGgctaaatgaataattaaggTTATTTGCACATGCATTAAATTTCTAATTGTGTTTAAGCAATGatagaaatgaaaacaaagatataaaattttgagccaaaaataaagattaataGAAATCtcttacaattataaataaaaccaataataattatgctaaatattttgtaaacatATTTAAGTTCTGAAATTCAGTATTAATTATGAGGTTGAAACATCATTGAGCTGTCACACTTTGAATCCTTAATTTGCAAATAATCGATGAACTCCGCACTGTTTTACCTCGCATTGTGAGGAATCCAGCCCTTCAAGGTAGAAATTACAGGTGGCTTCAATGTAAATACGGTTGTTTGATGCCTTACTTTTAACCATCTCCCTAACTTTGAAACCATCATACACGAGGAACACGTGATCTGACAATCGACTTCCAAACGAAAAGTAGGAATAACAACTAAAGCAACGATCGTCGCGGTTACGGGATTTTAGATGACATTCACATGTAATGCCAAATTCCCCACCAGTATAAGAGTCTGGGAATGAAACAACAGCAGAAGCAACGAAACTTGGAAAGTTTATCCAGCTATTATTAGAGCACCACTCTGATGGCAATTGGATGTTCATGGAAGATCCTAAGCTTTTGAAATCAAACCATTCCGGGATTTCACTTCCAGGGACGCATGTAATAATGCAAGCTCTTTTTTTGCTTTCTGGGGGTGCCTGTTTGATTACATTTATTGGAAACATGATTCATTATTCATCATATAGCTATccagaaaaagaagaagctgaCCTGATGATAATCTTTTAGTAGAGTGACCATATGCTCAAATGGCATCTCCAACTTTGGTGTTTCTGGACCGCTTGCAGCTTTCTGATCCAGTTGGAAGCAGTTGGTAAATAGCCAACCCAAGGATTTACAAAACACTGCTCGCTTAAAAACCTTCTTAATGCTTGAGACTTCCTCTAGTGAAGTGCTGTCCTCTGCATCTATATCATTCCCCACACCTTTCTCACCCAGTTTGAAGCAGTtgctaaaattcaaaaccaaacttCGATATGGTTTGTCCTGACAAAACAGTGGTTGCTTAAAAAACTTCTTAATGCTTGAGACATCCTCTAATGAAGTACAGTCATGTGCATCTAAACATTCCAGGCTTGGTGGAAGCTCTGGTAATGATTTCAGTCTCTTGCAATTCCGCAAGATTAACTCATGCAAAGGAAATTGTTTGATAGTTGTGGGCAAGTTCTCGAGATTGCTTTCAGATAATTCTAACTTCTTCAAAGAGGAAAACCCATGGGGATCATTCTGATTCACTGGTCTGTCTCCAACCGCAGTAAACAAGTTTTTTACGATTAGATTTGAACTACCACAAAGACTAAGACACAAAAgagatttcaatttaaaaaagctGTCAAGAAAGCAAACAAAGTTTTCACAGTCGTTCAAGCTCAAATACTTAAGACCAACAAGATTGTCAATTGAGGATGGTAATTCCTTCAAAGCCGTTCCGCTTAAATCAAGTTCATACAACCTCTCCATGGTGTCTATGATTTCCGGGAAAATCTCCAATCTCAAGCAACCATGAAGACGGAATGTTGTAAGAGATTTCAATTTACAAAAGCTGTCAGGAAGGCAAACAAGATTTTTACAGTTGTTCATATTCAAATCCTTAAGACCAATAAGATTGCCAATTGAGGATGGTAATTCCTTCAAAGCCGTTCCGCTTAAATCAAGTTCATACAAACTCTTCATGGTGTCCAAGATTTCCGGGAAAATCTCCAATCTCGAGCAACCTTTAAGATAGAATCTCCTGAgagatttcaatttataaaagcTGTCAGGAAGGAAAACAACGTTTTTACAGTTGTTCATATTCAAATCCTTAAGACCAATAAGATTGCCAATTGAGGATGGTAATTCCTTCAAAGCCGTTCCGCTTAAATCAAGTTCATACAACCTCTTCATGGTGTCTAAGATTTCCGGGAAAATCTCCAATCTCGAGCAACCTTTAAGATAGAATCTCCTGAgagatttcaatttataaaagcTGTCAGGAAGGAAAACAACGTTTTTACAGTTGTTCATATTCAAATCCTTAAGACCAATAAGATTGCCAATTGAGGATGGTAATTCCTTCAAAGCCGTTCCGCTTAAATCAAGTTCGTACAACATCTTCATGGTGTCCAAGATTTCTGGGAAAATCTCCAATCTCGAGCAACCTTTAAAATAGAATCTCTCGAgagatttcaatttataaaagcTGTCAGGAAGGCGAACAAGGTTTTCACAGTCATCCAAGCTCAAATGCACAAGACCAATAAGATTGCCAATTGAGGATGGTAATTCCTTCAAAGCCGTTCCGCTTAAATCAAGTTCGTACAACATCTTCATGGTGTCCAAGATTTCTGGGAAAATCTCCAATCTCGAGCAACCTTTAAAATAGAATCTCTCGAgagatttcaatttataaaagcTGTCAGGAAGGCGAACAAGGTTTTCACAGTCATCCAAGCTCAAATGCACAAGACCAATAAGATTGCCAATTGAGGATGGTAATTCCTTCAAAGCCGTTCCTCTTAAATCAAGTTCGTACAACATCTTCATGGTGTCCATGATTTCCGGGAAAATCTCCAATCTCGAGCAACCTTTAAGATAGAATCTCTCCAgagatttcaatttataaaagttGTCAGGAAGGAAAACAAGGTTTTCACAGTCATCCAAGCTCAAATGCACAAGACCAATAAGATTGCCAATTGAGGATGGTAATTCCTTCAAAGCCGTTCCTCTTAAATCAAGTTCGTACAACATCTTCATGGTGTCCATGATTTCCGGGAAAATCTCCAATCTCGAGCAACCTTTAAGATAGAATCTCTCCAgagatttcaatttataaaagttGTCAGGAAGGAAAACAAGGTTTTTACAGCTGTTCATATTCAAATCATTAAGACCAATAAGATTGCCAATTGAGGATGGTAATTCCTTCAAAGCCGTTCCGCTTAAATCAAGTTCGTACAACATCTTCATGGTGTCCATGATTTCCGGGAAAATCTCCAATCTCAAGCAACCTTTAAGATAGAATCTCTCGAgagatttcaatttataaaagcTGTCAGGAAGGCGAACAAGGTTTTCACAGTCATCCAAGCTCAAATGCACAAGACCAATAAGATTGCCAATTGAGGATGGTAATTCCTTCAAAGCCGTTCCGCTTAAATCAAGTTCGTACAACCTCTTCATGGTGTCTAAGATTTCCGGGAAAATCTCCAATCTCGAGCAACCTTTAAGATAGAATCTCCTGAgagatttcaatttataaaagcTGTCAGGAAGGCAAACAAGGTTTTTACAGTTGTTCATATTCAAACGCATAAGACCAATAAGATTGCCAATTGAGGATGGTAATTCCTTCAAAGCCGTTCCGCTTAAATCAAGTTCATACAACCACTCCATGGTGTCCATGATTTCCGGGAAATCTCCAATCTTGAGCAACCTTTAAGATAGAATCTCTCGAgagatttcaatttataaatgcTGTCAGGAAGGCAAACAAAGTTTTCGCAATCGCTCAAGCTCAAATACTTAAGACCAATAAGATTGCCCATTGAGGATGGTAATTCCTTCAAAGCCGTTCCACTTAAAACAAGATGCCTCAAACTCTCCATGGTGCCCATGATTTCTGGAAAACTACACAGATTGGAGCAGCCTCCAAGATCAAGGTCGGTTAGGGATGTGGCTTTGTAAAAGCTAGGCAGAGATCTAAGATTTTCACAAGAGTTGACATTCAAAAGAGTTAGCTTCTCAAGATGTTGAAGGGATGAAGGAAGGTCACGCAAGTTAGAACACCAGAGAAGGTTTATCTTTTCAAGATTTGGGGCTCTTGAGAGGTCCGGGATTCTTACAAGGTTCAGGGAGAAGTCGAGTGTGATAACCTTCAAATTTACTAAATCCTGCATGCATCAGAACATAGTGTTTTATAAACTTGTGTACATTGAAGGACAATAATGCAACAGatgtgaccaaaatataaaaaaaaaagtgcaaCGAAACATTAAACAATCTTCAAAATAGTATATTTGAGGAGTGGAACCAACAAGATTGAGGTCCATTCCAACTCATCGctcaaattttgttttccttttaaaattcaagCTCAATTTGACATTGAAGTTTAAATTATGGTGTTCCGTCGATAGGctcattatttttctatatgcgtttaaattataaattaattattattttataattatatttttagttaaaaaaattattgaatgttataaataaattacatattcGATCAATTGATGTATATGAGCAATTAGTGTCtacaaaaatagatataatattttatttttgagataaaagtaaaactcaaagttatttacataaaaatatccaaaaaaaaagagtttataTAAACAGTTTGTGTGTGTCGTAAGTTGTTTCtttaatattatgaaatattaaattgaaagttaattaatatttgaaatagtttaaacaaaaatattaaattcaacaaataaatttgaacaaaataataaccTTAATCAGCAATTATTAAACAGAgagtttattttatgtttctctatttcaacatttattaatactatattatatattactattttatagttctttatcttttgattatGAAATTGCCACATGTTATTAtagaaatagtatttttatcattcaatttggtcaaccaattattaaattattgatttaagcagatattataattttttgtcatTCATTATGCattattattaatcttttatattatgaaatttactAACAATACTtgttatatcttttaaattttttctttactCCAATAATGAAActctaataaatttaaatttaaattatagatttaaatttgatcaattttaacataaattaatatcatgtaaactctatttttaattatttattagtttaacaaaattacatataataaaGTATTTCAAGGAGTTTAGTAATATCAAGGATTCTAActgaattcaatttttttcccaagCATAAACCTAATAAATTAATGTTataacttcttctttttatgaaaaaataacttaaatatatgaaaacataacAACAGGGTAGATTGAAACTTTATATAATcaagaaatggaaatggaattaGTTCCAAACATACTTGCATCAATCTATAAAACACCATACAAAACGAGTCATAGATTGATATCAACAGAAAAAAGAGTACCTGTTTTCCCTCCCAGAGTTGTTCAAGATGGCTCTTCCTCATATCAAGTTCAACTAGGTACCCTAGATCAAACTTGGTGGGCAAAGATCTCAAAGGGTATCCCTCCCAGTAAAGGTACCTTAGCTCCTCAGGAAGTGATAAAAGCCCATTAAAAAGTAAGATTCTTCCATAAGAATGATAGAATTTGAGAAATCTTAGCTTTCGCATCTTCATCATGGCTGTCGGTTCCAATTCCAACTTTGCAAGTTGGGACATATCAAGTTCAATGCCTCTGAGCATTTCCGTTCCCTAAACCCAGGAGCAGTATATGGAGTCAAGATATAGGCAAAACATGAACTCAAGATAattatcatatacatatatgtattttatacaaataaGTGAAGGAAATGAACAGGGCCCTTACATTGTTTTCTGATAGCACATTATAGCTGTCCTCAGGAATCCACAACCTACTGcgtttttcaagttttaaaggTGATTCATCGCGTACAATATTCAAACCCATCTGTTGCAATAAATCATGCATTGCTATCTGATTTTGTGAAACAGATATAAGAGATTTATCAATGAGATTCTCAATTCCCGAATGTGCAGAGTCATAACAAGCATCCATAATCCTTGTTACGTAGTCTCGATGCTTCCCTTTAAAGAAACAAGCAATGTCAAGAAACATTTCTTTCTCTTCACAATCTAGTCCATCAAAACTCCATTTCAACACTTCTTGAATGTCCTGCTTaggaactttatttaatttctttacttcACTTTCCTGGTAGCTTTTGGTCTTGCCGTAAAGAGAGGATCCGATAAGTCTAATAGCTAAAGGGTTTCCCTTAGCAACACTTAAAGCCATCTTTGATAGCTTCAACTGATATTCTGTAGGATTAGTACTTTTGAAAGCACATTGACAGAAGAGCTGAACAGATTCATCTTTATCTAACTCCTTCATATCATAAATGAGATCAATGCCACACTGGACAAGCACTTGTTTATTTCTAGTGGTAACAATGACTCGACTTCCAGGACCGATCCGATCGATTCCTCCGAATAAAAACTCGATTTGGCTTAACTTTGACACATCATCACAAACTATCAGAACCTTCTTCTTGGAAAGCCTGTCCTTAAGAAAGCCTGATCCGATTGTGGGAGTTGAGATGTATAAATTTTCATCTTCTAATATAGTTGAAAGAAATTCGTTACGCAATTTTAgtaattctctttgttcttcatGTTCTCTCACGTTTGCAAGAAAGCAGCATCTTTGGAAACCATTTGAAACATGGTGATAAATGGCGTCGGCAAGTGTAGTTTTGCCTATACCTCCCATACCCCAAATGCCTAGCATTCGAAAATCTGGGAATCCGTCTTGAAATAATGACAAAACTTCCTGCATCCGCCTTTCAATTCCAACTAAACCCTTTAAATTAGCGCTTGAGCTTCCACAATTCAATTTCTTCACTACATCTTCGACAATTTTATCTACCAGAGTTGAGTCAGGCCTATAtattaaaagaagaaacaaattacaggagaaataaaaaggaaagagaagtaaataaataaaaatgataaagtgAATCCAAGTTGAACTCAATTGATTCATGGGGTCACTTTTAAAAAGAAGACATTCAAAACAGATGTAGAATTCAAATTTCACTATCTACATCCCTGTTTAAATCctcaaattataacttttttctttgaaaataaatatatcaatagaTTTTATACATGAAAGAATGGTATGAAGGTGTCATGAACTTTGAGTTAAAGAAAGGCAGGATAGAAAACGCAACAAACAATAACATTGTTCAAGAACAGATTCTTCTTATTTCTTCCCTATGCCTGCAAAATTATGGCCCTTCAatatatgacaaaaaaaaaaaaagggaaaagttaAGTCTTTCATATCAAGTATCTGCCCCTCAACTCGAATCTGGGTAGCATAAATGAATCCCTGCTTGAAACAAAAGTCTGTTTAATCTCTCCTCTTCCAAATcaatacatgcatatatttaaaaGAGGATTGAATGTAAAGAAAAGGAGTTGCAATTACCGAGTGACT
This genomic window contains:
- the LOC105761229 gene encoding disease resistance protein RPV1, producing MFSSQSSAAADTIKARTFDVFLSFRGKDTRDGFVSHLYKDLCRKNIETFIDDEELRKGDEISGALLKAIQASRVSVIVFSKDYASSKWCLAELVKIMDCNKWVVPVFYGVDPRDLRNQTGSFADAFAKHEENFKHESGKVKTWRSALTAAGKLSGWDSQVTRPDSTLVDKIVEDVVKKLNCGSSSANLKGLVGIERRMQEVLSLFQDGFPDFRMLGIWGMGGIGKTTLADAIYHHVSNGFQRCCFLANVREHEEQRELLKLRNEFLSTILEDENLYISTPTIGSGFLKDRLSKKKVLIVCDDVSKLSQIEFLFGGIDRIGPGSRVIVTTRNKQVLVQCGIDLIYDMKELDKDESVQLFCQCAFKSTNPTEYQLKLSKMALSVAKGNPLAIRLIGSSLYGKTKSYQESEVKKLNKVPKQDIQEVLKWSFDGLDCEEKEMFLDIACFFKGKHRDYVTRIMDACYDSAHSGIENLIDKSLISVSQNQIAMHDLLQQMGLNIVRDESPLKLEKRSRLWIPEDSYNVLSENNGTEMLRGIELDMSQLAKLELEPTAMMKMRKLRFLKFYHSYGRILLFNGLLSLPEELRYLYWEGYPLRSLPTKFDLGYLVELDMRKSHLEQLWEGKQDLVNLKVITLDFSLNLVRIPDLSRAPNLEKINLLWCSNLRDLPSSLQHLEKLTLLNVNSCENLRSLPSFYKATSLTDLDLGGCSNLCSFPEIMGTMESLRHLVLSGTALKELPSSMGNLIGLKYLSLSDCENFVCLPDSIYKLKSLERFYLKGCSRLEISRKSWTPWSGCMNLI